TGTGGGCACCGCACTGGCGTGACCGCAATGGCTGCAGGCATGAAAGCACTTGCCGGACTAGAACCGTTACCTGTCCAAGGGCGTCGCAACCGTGACGGCAGTATTACTGCCTCAGGGCGAATCACCTGGGCCAGTAACCTCATTGCCGGATCAGTGATCGTGCTACCTGTTGAAATACACGACAAGAACGCGCCGAATCGTTCACCTGAGCAGGTCGTGGCTTTCCTGGATTACGAAACTTCTGGCCTGACCGTGCGTCACATCAGCGGGCTCCTGGCTTTGGAAGCCACCACCTCAGGAATGCTGTTGCTGGAGGATGTACACATCCCCGCCACGCACGTGCTCTGCACAAATTTCACTTCGTTCGCCAAAGCATTCCGGCCCTCATTCTTGCTGCATCAAAGCGCGCTGGCGCTAGGGCTAGCTCAACGCTGCCTGGCTGAAGCCAGCGCGAACACAGGTCATACCCCTAGCCATCCGCTGCAGACAACTGTCGAAAACCTTCACAGTCATCTAGAGACGCTCACCAATAGCTGGAAGCACATGTCGGCCACCCCCGAACGCATCGCCCCTATAGATCTGCTGCAACTACGCCTTGATGCCGCCCTTACGGCCGCACATGCCGCTCACGTGGAGAGCTCTACTGCCGGAGGAGCTGGATACATCGCTACCAGCGGCCCAGCTAGACGCCTGCGTGAGGCCTCATTCTTTCCCGTCCAGTCCCCATCGGAAGGTCAATTGCGGTGGGAGATTTCCTCGCTGATCTCGTCAATGTCCAGCTAAGCAGAGGCGGGCAGCCAGTTCTGCAACATGTTGATCTTCAGGTACAACGCGGTGAATCTCTTGCTCTGCTAGGGCCTAGCGGGGCAGGAAAATCCACCTTGCTGCGCATTCTCGATGGCACACTGCGCCCTGACAGTGGCACCGTCACGCTGCGGGGCAGCTCTGGGGGCGCACCTCGCTGCGCAGTCGCGCTGCAAGATGCTGGCCTGTTTCCATGGCTGACTGTTGCTGAGAATGTGGCTTGCGGAGCATTGTTCGCCCCGCACCATCGTCGGGTGAGCTCTCAGCGTGTTGCTGATCTTCTTACCCGGCTCGGCCTGGCTGCTGTCGCCGATTCTTACCCAGATCGCATTTCTGGTGGTCAGGCCCAACGCGTCTCT
This region of Dermatophilus congolensis genomic DNA includes:
- a CDS encoding ABC transporter ATP-binding protein encodes the protein MGDFLADLVNVQLSRGGQPVLQHVDLQVQRGESLALLGPSGAGKSTLLRILDGTLRPDSGTVTLRGSSGGAPRCAVALQDAGLFPWLTVAENVACGALFAPHHRRVSSQRVADLLTRLGLAAVADSYPDRISGGQAQRVSLARALAVEPELLLLDEPLSALDPLTRSEIQEFLRVECHRIAATCVLVTHDVDEAFALTDRVILLGGAGQHGRVSHAWTLPQETSERAHMREEVLAAYRPAEATTAYV
- a CDS encoding acyl-CoA dehydrogenase, which encodes MNTATPTLGRSTGVNPHLINHERYATALTTVAAQATDVDAHRVDPRTAMHEILRSGIFEPTLTPLANGTTAVNIQDSTQVLADLAYECMTTAFTTWAHRMVLDFFARGQRSPLAEEIFTELRCGHRTGVTAMAAGMKALAGLEPLPVQGRRNRDGSITASGRITWASNLIAGSVIVLPVEIHDKNAPNRSPEQVVAFLDYETSGLTVRHISGLLALEATTSGMLLLEDVHIPATHVLCTNFTSFAKAFRPSFLLHQSALALGLAQRCLAEASANTGHTPSHPLQTTVENLHSHLETLTNSWKHMSATPERIAPIDLLQLRLDAALTAAHAAHVESSTAGGAGYIATSGPARRLREASFFPVQSPSEGQLRWEISSLISSMSS